A stretch of DNA from Acidobacteriota bacterium:
ACGACAAGCAAAAAGATTTCATTCGCGGTTACGGCATGCAGGGCGGCGCGAAGATGGGCTACACCTTCAGCCACGGCAAACGGACGCCGGGCTTCGGTTCCGAGTTGAAGAAACTCATTCGCGAAGCGCCGAATGAAATCTCTTGGGGCTTGGGCGCTTGGTGCGAGATGTTGCCGCGCCACGACAATCGCGTGACGCTCAACGCCGCCAAACCGGATGCGTATGGCATTCCCACGCTGCACATCGAATGCACGCACGGCGACAACGAACGCGCGCTGGCCAAAGACGCGCTCGTTACGATGCAGGAAATGGGCGCAGCCGCCGGTTTCACGATTACCTTTGCCAGCAACAACCCCGCGCCCCCAGGTTTCTGCATTCACGAAGTCGGCACCGCGCGCATGGGCGCTGATCCGAAAAAGTCTGTGCTGAACAAATACAATCAGGTTTGGGAAATGCCGAACGTGTTCGTGACCGATGGCGCGTGTTTCGTGTCGCAAGGCTGCCAGAATCCGACGTTGACGATGATGGCGATTACGGCGCGGGCGTGCGATTACTTGGCGGGGGAATACAAACGCGGCAAGCTGTAAGTAATACGCTAGATGTCTGGCCACAGAGGCACGGAGTCACAGAGGAAAGGCCTGAACTACCGGAAACCATCCATCTTTCTCTGTGACTCCGTGCCTCTGTGGCAGAGGTTCTGGCTTTTGCGTAAGCTCCACTCTGGTTATGTACTGAGCCGCACGTCGTGCGAGGCGTGTGGCTCAAACTTTTTCTTCCTGTAAATAATTCGGGGGCCGGGCCATGGAAAAGCAAACGAGACAGTACCGCGCGCGTGCGCAAGCGGCGGCTGGAATGTTGCTCTCTTGCGCCAAACCTGTGGTACCGCTTGCGCCCGTGCGCGGTACTGTCCCCGTGCGCCGCGCTTGGTCTGAGTTGCCCTGGCACGCCATCAGGTAAGGGCGGCAACAGCCCCGAAGGATTTACGGAAAGAACTTTTTTGGGCAACTTCCGAAATAATTTCAAGCTCAGGTATTTTCTGCTTCTACCCGCCACACTCACCAATTGACTAACGCAGCTTCTCACTCTCCTGACAATTACGCTGCGTTATTCCCCGAAACAACCTGTCTGTTCGCTTTCACACAGGCGAGTAAGACCAAGCTTGCTAACTCAATTTATCACCGCACGCCCAGGCAGCGCCGGGTGTTAGGCATTCGTGTGCGCTTTTCTGCCCCGAAAGCACATCGCTCAAAACCACTTTAAGAGTAACCACGCAAGGAGAATCAATAATGAATTCGCAGCTACGAAAATCCGCTTGGGGGCAGTCGCCCGTTTTGACGTTCGCATTGGCTTGTCTGGTCTGTTTGGTTGGCGCCGCCAATGTTGTGCAAGCCCAGACCGCTACCATTTCCGGCAATCTGTTCAGTTTCGATGTGGTCAATGAAACCGGGCAAGTCGCGCACGGCTTCGAGATTCAACTTGAAGGCGCGGCCCAAAACGATCTGTATTACACCGGTTTCGGCCAACGTTATGGCGCGGGGAGCGTGTCAGCGTATACCGGCGGGGTCAACATTCGCTGGGCCAGTCCGTATGTCGGGGGCGCATACACCAAGACGACGCCGATGCACACGCCGGGCGCGCCGTACAACTGGAATGATTGTTATATCGGCGGCAGCACTTACGCCACCGCCGGTTGCGAAGCGTTGGGGCAAGGCTTGCGCACGACCGCGAATATCGTGCGCGCGACGGGGTACTGGCTGATTGACGACGCGGCAAGTCCGGGCAATTTGATTCGCGCCACACCGAACGTCGCCATTCCTTTCCCGACCTGGAGCATTGCGCCGGTGGTGGTCGTCAGTGCGCCGCCCGTCGTCGTGGCCGAAGTCGAAGCGCCGGAACCGCCCGAAACGCCTGAGAAATATGGCGACGCGCAATGGATCAAGATTTTCAAAACCCAACTCTCGCGCGAAGTGACGGCGGAGGATTTGACCAGCTTCAATCCCATCGTGCCGACGACCGCCGCCCAAATCGAAGTCGCGTGGGACATTTTGCAAGCCTCGCCGGTCAGCGGCGGCAATGGCAATCAGACGCGCAACCGCCGCCAAAATCAGGGCGGCATTGATGCTGACACGCGCGCGGTGATTCGCCGCTACGAGATGTACAAATACACCGGCAGTTACGACCCGATCACACACAAAATCGCGTGCGCTGATTTGACCTGTACGGCGCCTTCGACGGGCGAATTGGGCGATTTGATCTCGGCCCAAAATTCCGCGACGAATATCGTTCCTGATGTGTTGATTGTCAGCCGCAGCGGCGCGGGCGCCGTCAACTCGGCGGATGGCAAGCTCAAATGCGGCAATACCTGCGCGGAATTCGCGGTCAAGAACACCGCGCTGGGGTTGAGCGAAAATCCGGGCGGGCTGGTCTTCACCGGTTGGGCGGGCGCTTGCACAGGCACACAAGTCAATTGCACTGTCGCGGTGAACGGGGTGACGCTCGTGGGCGCGAACTTCCTGCCGCAATTCACGCTGTCAGTCGGGCGCAGCAATTCAGGCACCATCACTGCCACCCCGAACGGCAATGACCGCGCGTTGAATTGCGGCGGCAACTGCTCGGCGAAATTCACCAGCGGCACGACAGTCACGCTGACCGCCACGCCGCCCGCCGGCAAGAGCTTCGTCAACTGGTCGGGCAGCGGCGCGGGCGCGTGCAACCTGAGCACCGCGACAACCTGCACACTGACGATCACCAACAATCTTTCGGTGCAAGCGAATTTCAGCAAGTAAGCGCGGGGCCGAATCAGCAAAGCAAAAGAGGGGCGCAACGGCCTGGCAGTTGCGCCCCTCTTTTGCTTGCCATTGCTTGAACGCCACAGCTACAGGCGTTCGCAGCATTCAAATAAAACTTCAATCTCATGTATTTTACAGGCGGTGCGGCCACACTCACTAAATGATTAAGTGCGGTTCTCTCCTATCCTGGCAATACGCCTGCGCTTACTTGATGACCTGTCTCTTCGCCGTCACGCAGGCGATCACGACCTAGTTCACGCATTCAATTCGCCGCCGCGCGTCCGCCCAAACGCGGATGTTAGGTATTCGTGTGCGCTTTTTACTGCCCCGTGAGCGTGCGTTCCCAATCCCTGACGGAATTACCAAGTTGAGAGGAATTATGAACAGGCTAAAAACCCTAACGCTCGCCAGCACACTGATCCTTTGCGCGGGCTTAGTTTGGATTACGCAAACGCATGCCAGCGCCAACAGCTTTTCCAGGCTCGTGGCATTGTTGGTCAACTGGACGGCGGGGCCGAGTTTGCCTGCCGCGCGTAGCGGCGCCGCGTCAGTCCTTTTGCCGGACGGTCGCATTGTGACGGTGGGCGGTACGGCGGCGAATCCGTTGTCCGTTGTTGCGTTGACGCCTGGCGCGGCAGCTTGGGCAGCGGCTCCAGCCCTGCAAAATGCGCGGTTCGCGCCCGGGGCGGCGGCGGACGCGGCGGGGCGCATCACCATCATCGGCGGACGCGGCAGCAATAACCGCGCGATGAAAGAAGTCATCAGCTACGATCCCAACACGGGCAATTCGCAAGGGCTGCGCAGCCTGACGGCGGCGCGCTATCAGTTTGCTTATACGACCGCCTCGCTGGGCACTTACGCCATTGGCGGACGCGACGACGCAGGGCCGCTGGCTTCGGTTGAACGGCTGGGCGCGGATGGCCGCTGGGTCACGCTCGCGCCGTTGCCAGAGGCGCGTTACGGCTTCGCCGCTGCCTCGGATGGCGGCGATCACGTCTACACCTTTGGCGGTATCACGGCGGCGGCGACGGCGACGGCGACGGTCAATCGTTACACGGTCAGCACCAATACCTGGGACACGGTCTCGCCTATGCTGGCGGCGACGCAAAACAGCGCGGCGGTGCTGGGTGCGAACGGGTTTATTTATGTTGTGGGCGGCTCCAATGGCGCTACGGCCCAAGCGACCGTGCAGATTTACAACCTCGCCACCGACACCTGGACGTTTGGCCCGGCCTTGCCCGCGCCGGTCAGTTCCGCGAACGTCGTTATAAACGTGCCCAATCAGTTCGGGCAGTTGGTGGTCATCGGCGGCGTGGATGCGGCGAATAACAACACCGCAGCGGTTTCGCTGAGTCCGCAAGTGGATGCGCCGCCAGCCTCGATCTTCTTTAATGGCAGCACGCTTGCCACGGCTGGCGTGGCTTATAGCGCTTCTGTTTTCACCACTGGTGGCAATCCCTTGCCCAACTACTTATTGGTTAGCGCGCCGGTGGGCATGACGATTGACGGGAATACCAGTGCGATTTCGTGGACGCCCGCGCTGGACCAGATCGGTACGCAAACTGGCACGGTGCGCGCTTTCAACACGTCGGGCAGCCTGGATCAAAGCTTCACGATTAACGTTGCGCCACCCGCTCCGACGGGCTTGACTATCTCGAACATCACGGCCAACAGCGCCACGGTGAGTTGGAACCCGTTGCCAGCGGAGATCGGTGTGACGAGCTACACCTTGGTGGAACGTTTTTGCAGCGGCCGTGGCGGTTGTAGTTTCCCTCCGGTCACTGGCCCGCTGAGTGACACGACCGTCACCATCTCTGGCCTGGTTGCTGGCGGCGGTCATACCTATGCCGTGCGGGCGACGGTCAACGGAGTCACGTCGGGCCTGTCCGCGACCGCCTCGTTTGTGACTTTGCAACCCGCGCCGCCGACCAATGTCGTGGTCGCCGGGCTGACGCAAAACACCATCACCTTGGCGTGGACGCCGCCAGCAAACAGCGCCGTGCCGGTGGTGGGTTATCGCATCTTCGAATTCATCGCTGGGGTTGGACAGATCGTGACGCTCGATAACATCACGGGCACCTCTGGCACGGTGGGGGGCTTTTTGACGAATTCGACGCACCTGCTTTATGTGGCTTCCTTCGATGCCAACGGGAATCAGTCGCAGATCACGGGGCCGTTTTCCGTCACGACCTTGTCGCCGCCCGTGGTCTTCCATAACCCGGCGTTTCCGAAACCGGTCGGCGGCGGCTTTTACGCCGAATCCGTGGCGGCAGTGCTGGACGGCCAGTTGACGCTGGTTTCGGCAGAGGCGCATTCGACCGCGCCCGTGAATTTTGTCATCGGCGGTTCTGGGTTGCCCGCGCCGACCTTCTCGCTCGTGGGAGCGCCCGCCGGGATGGCGATTGATGCTGTGACCGGTGTCGTGACGTGGAATCCGGTGGCGGGCGTAACGCCCGGCACGTATACCGCCACGGCGCGCGGCACGAATAGCGAAGGCTTCAGCGATTTGACCTTTAGTTACACGGTCTATCCGTCCGGGTCGGATGTGTTGTCACCGGTGGCCGTGCAAAACTTCGCCGCGACAGTGACGAACATCACGCGCACGAGTGCGACCATCACGTGGCCCGCCACGACCGACAATGTCGGCGTCACCGGGTATCGCGTCTATCTGGTCACGCCCATCATTGTTTGCCCGCGCACCGGCTGTCCGCCGCTGCCGGTGGTAGCGCCCGTCGCCACGGTCAATGGTGTGACCACCAGCGTCAACTTGACCACCCTGCTCCGCAACACCGGCTATAGTTTCTGGATCGAAGCGTTCGATGCGGCGGGCAACACCTCGGCGATCCTGCCGGGCATACAGCGCAGCTTTACGACGTTAAACTAACCAACACCGACACAAGCCTTGGCGGGGCGGAGCAGGCAGCGCATTCGGCGTAATCCGAAGCGTTGCTTGCTCCGCCCCATTGTTTTGGCGCTGGCCTCAGCCGCGCGCGCCAATTGCCGTGCCTGCGATCTCGTGTACAATGCCGCCCGTCGCCAACGTACAGACAAGCGACACGCAAATAACCTCGCTCCGCAGAGCCTTAACCGTCCACTCGTAGTACCGCATGAAAACCTATTCCCTGATTCTCGTTTTGGTCCTCGTCGCCGGCTGTGCACTGGTGAAAAGCTACGCCGTACTGGCGCGTCAGCCCGCCGCCAACGAAACTGTCGTGCGCAAGTTCGAGGCCGCCTTTAACAAACACGATGTCGTCGCGCTGGCCGCGCTGGTCACCGACGACGCGCAATGGCTCAGCATAGACGGCGACAAACTCAGCGTCGAAACCGGCGGCAAGGCGGCGCTCGAAACCTGGCTGACCGGCTATTTCAAAA
This window harbors:
- a CDS encoding fibronectin type III domain-containing protein codes for the protein MNRLKTLTLASTLILCAGLVWITQTHASANSFSRLVALLVNWTAGPSLPAARSGAASVLLPDGRIVTVGGTAANPLSVVALTPGAAAWAAAPALQNARFAPGAAADAAGRITIIGGRGSNNRAMKEVISYDPNTGNSQGLRSLTAARYQFAYTTASLGTYAIGGRDDAGPLASVERLGADGRWVTLAPLPEARYGFAAASDGGDHVYTFGGITAAATATATVNRYTVSTNTWDTVSPMLAATQNSAAVLGANGFIYVVGGSNGATAQATVQIYNLATDTWTFGPALPAPVSSANVVINVPNQFGQLVVIGGVDAANNNTAAVSLSPQVDAPPASIFFNGSTLATAGVAYSASVFTTGGNPLPNYLLVSAPVGMTIDGNTSAISWTPALDQIGTQTGTVRAFNTSGSLDQSFTINVAPPAPTGLTISNITANSATVSWNPLPAEIGVTSYTLVERFCSGRGGCSFPPVTGPLSDTTVTISGLVAGGGHTYAVRATVNGVTSGLSATASFVTLQPAPPTNVVVAGLTQNTITLAWTPPANSAVPVVGYRIFEFIAGVGQIVTLDNITGTSGTVGGFLTNSTHLLYVASFDANGNQSQITGPFSVTTLSPPVVFHNPAFPKPVGGGFYAESVAAVLDGQLTLVSAEAHSTAPVNFVIGGSGLPAPTFSLVGAPAGMAIDAVTGVVTWNPVAGVTPGTYTATARGTNSEGFSDLTFSYTVYPSGSDVLSPVAVQNFAATVTNITRTSATITWPATTDNVGVTGYRVYLVTPIIVCPRTGCPPLPVVAPVATVNGVTTSVNLTTLLRNTGYSFWIEAFDAAGNTSAILPGIQRSFTTLN
- a CDS encoding nuclear transport factor 2 family protein, which codes for MKTYSLILVLVLVAGCALVKSYAVLARQPAANETVVRKFEAAFNKHDVVALAALVTDDAQWLSIDGDKLSVETGGKAALETWLTGYFKSCPSCHSEFEAVMAADRFVTVHERAMWESKSGPKAQRRLSVYELRDGLIRRVWYYPAEK